A single window of Vigna unguiculata cultivar IT97K-499-35 chromosome 1, ASM411807v1, whole genome shotgun sequence DNA harbors:
- the LOC114193920 gene encoding F-box/kelch-repeat protein SKIP30, translating into MSGLIEGLPDAVAIRCLARVPFYLHPVLERVSRSWQAAIRSSELFRARQEVGSTEDLLCVCAYDPENLWQLYDPLRDLWIRLPVLPSKIRHLSHFGAVSTAGKLFVIGGGSDAVDPLTGDQDGCFATDEVWSYDPVVRQWAPRAPMLVPRSMFACCVLDGKIVVAGGFTSCRKSISQAEMYDPEKDVWIPMPDLHRTHNSACSGVVIGGKVHVLHKDMSTVQVLDNAGPGWIVEECGWLQGPMAVVRDALYVMTNGFILKQDKEVRKVVGSASEFRKRIGFAMAGLGDELYVIGGFIGPDRWNWDIKPLSEVDVLTLGNERPTWRQAAPMTWCHGTILGCTLLRI; encoded by the coding sequence atgtcTGGACTGATTGAAGGACTTCCTGATGCTGTTGCAATTAGGTGCCTTGCACGGGTACCTTTCTACCTTCACCCGGTGTTAGAGCGTGTCTCTCGATCTTGGCAAGCAGCTATTCGAAGCTCTGAACTATTTAGAGCTCGGCAGGAGGTTGGTTCAACTGAGGATCTGTTATGTGTCTGTGCTTATGATCCAGAGAACTTATGGCAGCTGTATGATCCTTTGCGAGATCTCTGGATCAGACTTCCTGTTCTTCCATCAAAGATCAGGCACCTTTCCCACTTTGGTGCAGTTTCCACTGCTGGAAAGTTATTCGTGATTGGTGGTGGAAGTGATGCTGTTGATCCTTTGACAGGGGACCAAGATGGTTGTTTCGCAACAGATGAAGTCTGGTCATATGACCCTGTGGTTCGACAGTGGGCCCCTCGGGCACCAATGCTTGTCCCACGTTCTATGTTTGCATGCTGTGTTTTGGACGGGAAAATTGTTGTAGCCGGGGGCTTCACTAGCTGCAGAAAATCAATATCTCAAGCAGAAATGTATGATCCTGAGAAGGATGTCTGGATTCCAATGCCTGATCTTCATCGCACTCATAATTCGGCCTGTTCAGGAGTAGTGATCGGGGGAAAGGTGCATGTACTGCACAAGGATATGTCAACAGTGCAAGTTTTAGACAATGCAGGGCCTGGGTGGATTGTTGAGGAATGTGGATGGCTTCAAGGTCCGATGGCAGTTGTCCGTGATGCGCTCTATGTGATGACCAATGGATTTATCCTCAAACAGGACAAAGAAGTGAGAAAGGTTGTGGGTTCAGCATCTGAGTTTCGAAAGAGAATTGGATTTGCAATGGCGGGACTAGGTGATGAGTTATACGTGATTGGAGGCTTCATTGGCCCTGATAGATGGAATTGGGACATTAAGCCATTATCCGAAGTTGATGTTCTCACACTTGGAAATGAGAGACCAACTTGGCGTCAAGCGGCTCCAATGACTTGGTGTCATGGTACTATTCTTGGTTGTACGCTGCTGAGAATTTAG
- the LOC114178003 gene encoding non-specific lipid-transfer protein 3-like — translation MAPRRMKMLLRLCFVVALWGATSAQPQSSCTNVFISLAPCLDYVTGNASTPSSSCCSQLSYVVTSQPLCLCEVVSGAASSIAASFNINQTRALSLPTSCNIQTPPLSTCTASASSSPAFSVSNFPNSPSGIGSDTVSSATGGSRSVGGSSHGNSSSSTKLSCSWFLMFALATALTFTFKSTTYTTSLNLF, via the exons ATGGCACCCAGAAGGATGAAGATGCTGCTAAGGCTGTGCTTTGTGGTGGCTCTTTGGGGTGCCACATCGGCTCAACCTCAATCAAGTTGCACCAATGTGTTCATAAGTCTTGCTCCTTGCCTTGACTATGTAACAGGAAATGCATCAACCCCTTCCTCTTCTTGCTGCTCTCAACTTTCCTATGTCGTGACTTCACAACCACTGTGCCTGTGTGAGGTTGTTAGCGGCGCTGCTTCATCTATTGCTGCAAGTTTCAACATCAATCAGACTCGGGCTTTGTCTCTTCCCACTTCTTGCAACATTCAGACACCCCCTCTTAGCACCTGCACTG CCTCAGCTTCTTCCTCACCAGCGTTTTCCGTCTCAAACTTTCCCAACTCCCCTTCAG GGATTGGATCTGACACTGTTTCATCAGCGACCGGAGGTAGTAGAAGTGTCGGTGGTTCATCTCACGGAAATTCAAGTTCCTCTACTAAATTATCGTGTTCTTGGTTTCTGATGTTTGCCCTTGCAACCGCTTTGACTTTCACCTTCAAGAGTACGACCTACACCACATCGCTGAACCTTTTTTAA
- the LOC114194991 gene encoding non-specific lipid-transfer protein-like protein At5g64080 — translation MLLSLMAFQIGVILTALAVSSVNSVTGQVSTSCTTSMMNSFTPCANVITGSTNNNGLKPPSTCCDSLRSFMNTNSNCACFLLSANAPFLQLPLTLALSFSQACNINALPLQCKASGSPLPAPGPAVLGSNGPALSPGASNESKDSKMVEEEKYEKVQLAAAAAASPAEAEAPSRSRIPQIRPVLTPLPSPSRSSFLSSPPSTFLVGIVLLCLYS, via the exons ATGCTCTTATCCCTCATGGCTTTTCAAATCGGAGTGATTCTGACAGCCCTCGCAGTGAGTTCAGTAAATTCGGTTACTGGACAAGTTAGCACTTCTTGCACAACCTCTATGATGAACAGTTTCACACCATGCGCCAACGTCATCACCGGAAGCACTAATAACAATGGCTTAAAGCCACCAAGTACGTGTTGTGATTCACTGAGGTCTTTCATGAACACCAACTCCAACTGTGCTTGTTTTCTGCTCTCTGCCAATGCTCCATTTCTCCAACTACCCCTCACCCTTGCCCTCTCATTTTCACAAGCATGCAACATCAATGCTCTTCCTTTGCAGTGCAAAG CTTCTGGTTCTCCTTTACCAGCTCCAG gtcCTGCAGTTCTTGGATCGAATGGCCCAGCGCTATCACCAGGTGCGAGCAATGAGTCTAAAG ATTCAAAAATGGTCGAAGAAGAGAAATATGAGAAAGTGCAATtggcagcagcagcagcagcatcTCCGGCGGAAGCAGAAGCACCCAGTAGAAGTAGAATTCCACAGATCAGACCAGTGTTGACTCCACTTCCTTCGCCATCTCGTTCATCTTTTCTCTCATCACCACCTTCCACTTTTCTCGTAGGAATCGTGCTTCTGTGCCTCTATTCCTAA
- the LOC114176514 gene encoding pentatricopeptide repeat-containing protein At1g03100, mitochondrial isoform X1, producing MLGVRKLKTGPDIPLVLSVMVAKCNYRTAQVSSDKSVRYIVKSAVSCLAKSSSPAFLLGSENNFALQGLYFSSVAERILIHAQDPAKVSLEIQNAIDLNQLDYSWKLLEQHMHMEGFPRKSVISKLVTSYVDSLDTKLLGKAYELVERAIEKGKQDLLEKDVLIYLSFGLAKARLPVPASTILRKMIDMEHFPPATAWSAVLAHMSQTAEGSYLAAELILEIGYLFQNNRVEPRKKSNAPLIAMKPDSAAFSIALAGCLLFESSRKAEQLLDMMPRIGVKADAHLLIIMARVYERNGRREELKKLQRHVEEAPNLTDLQFRHFYNCLLTCHLKFGDLDSASNMVLEMLRKAKEARNSLAAAKFMMNAHGIDHNRSPGLASVHSLNNSKDLDSLQNNRSNSSAVLSYEEFSKDRNFSKLEAESKAILGSLLSKLQMRVDLITTKHGILQPTETIYVKLVKAMLEAGKTKDLAVFLLKAEREDSPFSNDNSALVHVINACISLGWLDQAHDLLDEMRLAGVRTGSSVYSSLLKAYCRANRVADVTSLLRDARIAGIQFDSSSYEAMIQSRVLQQDTQGALQLFKERKEARIPRVTEQNSGMMAKDGTGTEEAGLMTKLLQEIKEGQRVDCGVHDWNNVIHFFCKKKLMQDAEKALKKMRSLGHLPNAQTFHSMVTGYAATGGKYQEVTELWGEMKGLASSVSMTFDQELLDSVLYTFVRGGFFVRANEVVIMMEKGNMFIDKYKYRMLFLKYHKSLYKGKAPKFQTESQLSKREAALSFKRWIGLT from the coding sequence ATGCTTGGAGTGAGAAAGCTCAAAACGGGGCCTGATATCCCTTTGGTTTTAAGTGTCATGGTTGCTAAATGCAATTATAGAACAGCCCAAGTTTCCAGTGACAAAAGTGTCAGGTATATTGTTAAGTCGGCTGTCTCTTGTTTAGCTAAATCAAGTTCACCAGCATTTCTACTGGGATCAGAGAATAATTTTGCTCTTCAGGGACTATATTTCTCTAGTGTGGCTGAAAGAATCCTGATCCATGCTCAAGACCCTGCCAAAGTTAGTTTGGAGATACAAAATGCTATCGATTTGAATCAATTAGATTATTCGTGGAAATTATTGGAGCAGCATATGCACATGGAGGGGTTTCCCAGAAAATCAGTCATCAGTAAGCTTGTAACAAGCTATGTGGACAGCCTTGATACGAAATTGCTAGGTAAGGCTTATGAGTTGGTAGAACGTGCTATTGAGAAAGGTAAACAAGATTTGTTGGAAAAGGATGTGCTTATCTACCTCAGCTTTGGCCTTGCAAAAGCCAGACTACCAGTTCCAGCATCAACCATTTTAAGAAAGATGATAGATATGGAGCATTTTCCCCCAGCCACTGCTTGGTCTGCAGTTTTAGCGCACATGTCACAAACAGCAGAAGGAAGTTATCTTGCTGCTGAGTTGATTCTTGAAATAGGTTATTTGTTCCAGAACAATAGAGTAGAGCCGCGTAAAAAGAGCAATGCACCTTTGATAGCCATGAAGCCAGACAGTGCTGCTTTTAGCATTGCTTTGGCAGGGTGCCTCCTATTTGAGTCATCTAGGAAGGCAGAACAGCTTCTTGATATGATGCCTCGAATTGGTGTCAAAGCAGATGCACACTTACTGATAATAATGGCACGTGTATACGAGAGAAATGGGAGAAGGGAAGAGCTCAAAAAGCTGCAAAGGCACGTAGAGGAAGCTCCAAATCTAACTGATTTACAGTTTCGACATTTCTATAATTGTTTATTGACATGCCATTTGAAATTTGGGGATCTAGATTCTGCATCAAACATGGTTTTGGAAATGCTTAGGAAAGCAAAGGAAGCAAGAAATTCTCTTGCAGCTGCCAAATTTATGATGAATGCACATGGAATTGATCATAACCGTTCTCCTGGACTGGCTTCTGTGCATAGTTTGAACAACAGTAAAGATTTAGATAGTTTACAAAATAACAGGTCAAATTCAAGTGCTGTATTATCTTATGAGGAGTTCTCTAAAGATAGGAACTTCTCAAAGCTTGAGGCAGAGTCCAAAGCTATACTTGGTTCTTTATTATCAAAGTTGCAGATGCGGGTGGACTTGATCACAACCAAGCATGGTATATTGCAACCAACTGAAacaatttatgtaaaattagtTAAAGCTATGCTAGAAGCTGGCAAGACCAAAGATTTAGCTGTGTTTCTTCTCAAGGCAGAAAGAGAAGATTCTCCATTTTCCAATGACAATTCAGCTTTGGTTCATGTTATTAACGCCTGCATCTCACTTGGATGGCTGGACCAAGCACATGATCTCCTGGATGAAATGCGTCTAGCCGGAGTTAGAACTGGTTCATCTGTATACTCCTCTCTTTTGAAAGCATATTGCAGAGCGAATAGGGTGGCAGATGTCACATCGCTTCTGAGAGATGCTAGGATAGCTGGTATCCAGTTTGACTCAAGCTCTTATGAGGCGATGATCCAATCCAGAGTGCTTCAGCAAGACACCCAGGGAGCACTTCAACTATTTAAAGAGAGGAAAGAGGCTAGAATTCCAAGAGTTACTGAACAAAATTCTGGCATGATGGCTAAAGATGGAACGGGGACTGAAGAAGCTGGGCTAATGACCAAGCTGTTACAGGAAATCAAGGAAGGGCAGAGAGTGGACTGTGGAGTGCATGACTGGAATAATGTAATCCACTTCTTTTGCAAGAAGAAACTGATGCAAGATGCAGAAAAGGCTCTAAAGAAGATGAGAAGCTTAGGCCACTTGCCAAATGCTCAAACTTTTCATTCTATGGTCACAGGGTATGCTGCCACTGGAGGAAAATATCAAGAGGTGACAGAGCTGTGGGGTGAGATGAAAGGTCTTGCTTCTTCCGTCTCCATGACGTTTGATCAGGAACTTCTTGATTCTGTGTTGTATACATTTGTAAGGGGTGGATTTTTCGTTCGAGCCAATGAAGTTGTGATCATGATGGAAAAAGGAAACATGTTTATTGACAAATACAAGTACCGAATGCTATTCTTGAAATACCATAAATCACTTTACAAAGGGAAGGCTCCGAAATTTCAGACAGAATCCCAACTAAGCAAAAGGGAAGCAGCCCTGTCTTTTAAAAGGTGGATAGGCTTGACTTGA
- the LOC114176514 gene encoding pentatricopeptide repeat-containing protein At1g03100, mitochondrial isoform X2, translated as MHMEGFPRKSVISKLVTSYVDSLDTKLLGKAYELVERAIEKGKQDLLEKDVLIYLSFGLAKARLPVPASTILRKMIDMEHFPPATAWSAVLAHMSQTAEGSYLAAELILEIGYLFQNNRVEPRKKSNAPLIAMKPDSAAFSIALAGCLLFESSRKAEQLLDMMPRIGVKADAHLLIIMARVYERNGRREELKKLQRHVEEAPNLTDLQFRHFYNCLLTCHLKFGDLDSASNMVLEMLRKAKEARNSLAAAKFMMNAHGIDHNRSPGLASVHSLNNSKDLDSLQNNRSNSSAVLSYEEFSKDRNFSKLEAESKAILGSLLSKLQMRVDLITTKHGILQPTETIYVKLVKAMLEAGKTKDLAVFLLKAEREDSPFSNDNSALVHVINACISLGWLDQAHDLLDEMRLAGVRTGSSVYSSLLKAYCRANRVADVTSLLRDARIAGIQFDSSSYEAMIQSRVLQQDTQGALQLFKERKEARIPRVTEQNSGMMAKDGTGTEEAGLMTKLLQEIKEGQRVDCGVHDWNNVIHFFCKKKLMQDAEKALKKMRSLGHLPNAQTFHSMVTGYAATGGKYQEVTELWGEMKGLASSVSMTFDQELLDSVLYTFVRGGFFVRANEVVIMMEKGNMFIDKYKYRMLFLKYHKSLYKGKAPKFQTESQLSKREAALSFKRWIGLT; from the coding sequence ATGCACATGGAGGGGTTTCCCAGAAAATCAGTCATCAGTAAGCTTGTAACAAGCTATGTGGACAGCCTTGATACGAAATTGCTAGGTAAGGCTTATGAGTTGGTAGAACGTGCTATTGAGAAAGGTAAACAAGATTTGTTGGAAAAGGATGTGCTTATCTACCTCAGCTTTGGCCTTGCAAAAGCCAGACTACCAGTTCCAGCATCAACCATTTTAAGAAAGATGATAGATATGGAGCATTTTCCCCCAGCCACTGCTTGGTCTGCAGTTTTAGCGCACATGTCACAAACAGCAGAAGGAAGTTATCTTGCTGCTGAGTTGATTCTTGAAATAGGTTATTTGTTCCAGAACAATAGAGTAGAGCCGCGTAAAAAGAGCAATGCACCTTTGATAGCCATGAAGCCAGACAGTGCTGCTTTTAGCATTGCTTTGGCAGGGTGCCTCCTATTTGAGTCATCTAGGAAGGCAGAACAGCTTCTTGATATGATGCCTCGAATTGGTGTCAAAGCAGATGCACACTTACTGATAATAATGGCACGTGTATACGAGAGAAATGGGAGAAGGGAAGAGCTCAAAAAGCTGCAAAGGCACGTAGAGGAAGCTCCAAATCTAACTGATTTACAGTTTCGACATTTCTATAATTGTTTATTGACATGCCATTTGAAATTTGGGGATCTAGATTCTGCATCAAACATGGTTTTGGAAATGCTTAGGAAAGCAAAGGAAGCAAGAAATTCTCTTGCAGCTGCCAAATTTATGATGAATGCACATGGAATTGATCATAACCGTTCTCCTGGACTGGCTTCTGTGCATAGTTTGAACAACAGTAAAGATTTAGATAGTTTACAAAATAACAGGTCAAATTCAAGTGCTGTATTATCTTATGAGGAGTTCTCTAAAGATAGGAACTTCTCAAAGCTTGAGGCAGAGTCCAAAGCTATACTTGGTTCTTTATTATCAAAGTTGCAGATGCGGGTGGACTTGATCACAACCAAGCATGGTATATTGCAACCAACTGAAacaatttatgtaaaattagtTAAAGCTATGCTAGAAGCTGGCAAGACCAAAGATTTAGCTGTGTTTCTTCTCAAGGCAGAAAGAGAAGATTCTCCATTTTCCAATGACAATTCAGCTTTGGTTCATGTTATTAACGCCTGCATCTCACTTGGATGGCTGGACCAAGCACATGATCTCCTGGATGAAATGCGTCTAGCCGGAGTTAGAACTGGTTCATCTGTATACTCCTCTCTTTTGAAAGCATATTGCAGAGCGAATAGGGTGGCAGATGTCACATCGCTTCTGAGAGATGCTAGGATAGCTGGTATCCAGTTTGACTCAAGCTCTTATGAGGCGATGATCCAATCCAGAGTGCTTCAGCAAGACACCCAGGGAGCACTTCAACTATTTAAAGAGAGGAAAGAGGCTAGAATTCCAAGAGTTACTGAACAAAATTCTGGCATGATGGCTAAAGATGGAACGGGGACTGAAGAAGCTGGGCTAATGACCAAGCTGTTACAGGAAATCAAGGAAGGGCAGAGAGTGGACTGTGGAGTGCATGACTGGAATAATGTAATCCACTTCTTTTGCAAGAAGAAACTGATGCAAGATGCAGAAAAGGCTCTAAAGAAGATGAGAAGCTTAGGCCACTTGCCAAATGCTCAAACTTTTCATTCTATGGTCACAGGGTATGCTGCCACTGGAGGAAAATATCAAGAGGTGACAGAGCTGTGGGGTGAGATGAAAGGTCTTGCTTCTTCCGTCTCCATGACGTTTGATCAGGAACTTCTTGATTCTGTGTTGTATACATTTGTAAGGGGTGGATTTTTCGTTCGAGCCAATGAAGTTGTGATCATGATGGAAAAAGGAAACATGTTTATTGACAAATACAAGTACCGAATGCTATTCTTGAAATACCATAAATCACTTTACAAAGGGAAGGCTCCGAAATTTCAGACAGAATCCCAACTAAGCAAAAGGGAAGCAGCCCTGTCTTTTAAAAGGTGGATAGGCTTGACTTGA